One Helianthus annuus cultivar XRQ/B chromosome 7, HanXRQr2.0-SUNRISE, whole genome shotgun sequence genomic region harbors:
- the LOC110868827 gene encoding WD repeat domain-containing protein 83 has translation MSGDDLPTKEANVLKGHEGAVLTARFNKDGNYCLSGGKDRTIRLWNPHRGIHIKTYKSHGREVRDVHVTPDNSKICSCGGDRQVFYWDVSTGRVIRKFRGHDSEVNAVKFNEYASVVVSAGYDRSLRAWDCRSHSTEPIQIIDTFLDSVMSVCLTKTEIIAGSVDGTVRTFDIRMGRELSDDLGQPVNCISLSNDGNCVLASCLDSTLRLLDRTTGELLQEYKGHTCKSFKMDCCLTNSDAHVVGGSEDGQLFFWDLVDASVVSSFRAHSSVVTSVSYHPKDNCMITASVDGSVRVWKA, from the exons ATGAGTGGCGACGATTTACCGACGAAGGAGGCGAACGTGTTGAAAGGCCACGAAGGTGCAGTTTTAACGGCGAGATTCAACAAAGACGGCAATTACTGTCTCTCCGGTGGCAAAGATCGGACTATTCGTCTCTGGAATCCTCACAGAGGAATTCATATTAAGACTTACAAATCTCACGGCCGTGAAGTTCGCGATGTTCACGTTACACC AGATAATTCGAAGATCTGCTCATGTGGTGGTGATCGGCAAGTCTTCTATTGGGATGTATCAACCGGTCGTGTGATCCGAAAGTTCCGAGGCCATGACAGTGAG GTGAATGCTGTAAAGTTCAATGAATACGCATCTGTAGTTGTATCAGCAGGGTATGACCGTTCTTTGCGTGCCTGGGACTGTAGATCTCACAGCACCGAGCCTATTCAG ATTATTGACACCTTTCTAGACAGTGTCATGTCAGTTTGTTTAACAAAAACCGAAATCATTGCGGGAAGTGTTGATGGAACTGTGCGAACATTCGACATTCGAATGGGTAG AGAATTATCTGATGATTTGGGACAACCTGTCAATTGTATCTCTCTGTCAAATGACGGTAACTGTGTATTAGCTAGTTGTCTTGATTCTACTCTGCGGCTTTTAGACCG aaCTACTGGTGAATTACTACAAGAATATAAAGGTCATACATGTAAG TCATTCAAAATGGATTGCTGCCTTACAAACAGTGATGCTCATGTAGTCGGAGGATCAGAAGACGGGCAGCTTTTCTTTTGGGATCTGGTGGATGCATCGGTGGTTTCAAGTTTCCGTGCTCACTCTTCAGTG GTAACAAGCGTTAGTTATCACCCAAAAGATAACTGTATGATAACCGCATCAGTAGATGGATCAGTACGTGTTTGGAAAGCCTGA